A region of the Andreesenia angusta genome:
TGCTATAAACATTGAATTCGCGTTTTTAGAATATCTAATCTATATCTCTATTATAGACGCTAAAGGGAAATTGTGCAAGTTATCTAGACTTCAGTTTGAGACCGCAGTTTAAATTATTTTTTTCGATCCATTTGATATTCTTTATAGATTTTCTCTATTTTACAATCCCCATAGGTTTACTATACAATTGCATGGGATTTATTATGAATATACTTTTTAGGAGGAATTGACTATGAAAAGAATCAAAAAGTTACTGTCACTGCTGCTTAGCTTGACGCTTGTGTTCTCACTTGCTGCTTGTGGCAGCTCTAGCGACTCAGGCGATGCCGAAAAAGCAGATAAAAAAACTTCAGAAAGCTCTGAAGCAGTTCTAAAGATAGGTGCCATACCTGATCAATCTGCTGAAGAGCTGAATGAGAATATGGGCAAGATGGCAGAGTATCTAAGTGAAAAAACAGGACTGAAGGTTGAGTACGTGCCTTCTCAGGACTATGCAGCGCTTGTAACTGCATTTGAAAGAGGAGAGATGCACCTTGCTTGGTTTGGAGGGCTTACAGGGGTTCAGGCTATGAACGTTGTGTCTGGCGCTGAAGCCATAGCGCAGAGGCCTATGGATGCTCAGTTCCACTCTGTATTCATAGCTCAAAAAGGTCTAGATATAGCGGGACTAGAGGATCTTAAAGGTAAGAGCTTTACTTTCGGAAGCGAGAGTTCCACATCTGGTCACCTTATGCCTAGGTATTTCCTAGGAGAAGCCGGAATAAACCCTGATGCGGACTTTGACGGAGAGCCTAATTTCTCTGGATCTCACGACAAGACTTACGCTCTTGTAGAATCTGGGGCTTTTCAAGCCGGAGCTCTAAACGAGTCTGTATGGAAAAAAGCTGTTGAAGAAGGAAAGGTAGATACTTCTAAAGTGGATGTATTCTACACAACTCCAGACTACTTTGACTACAACTGGACTATAAACAGCGAAGAAGTTCTAAGCGAGCAATTTGGTGAGGGAACAAAAGAGAAAGTCGCGGATGTGCTCTTGAATATGGGAGCTGACTCGGAAAATGAGACTGCTAAAGCTGTTCTTGCATTCTTCCAGACAGACAGTTTTATAGAGACTGCAAACGAGAACTACAGTATGATAGAGAAAATAGCCAAAGAGCTTGGCATGGTAAAGTAGGTGTATTATGAGTAGAGAAGTTTTAAGAATAGAAAATATATCTAAAAACTACGGGAAGATAGAGACTCTATCTTCCCTTTCTCTCGTTGTAGAGAGAGGCGAGATGGTTGCCCTTATAGGTCCAAGCGGATCTGGAAAGTCAACTCTTCTCAACTTGATAGGTCATTTGATTGCAGCGGACAGCGGCAATATATATGTGGAAGGAAAGTCTATAGATGAGTTCAACAACAGGGCTCTCGCTAAAAAAATAGGTATGGTCAGACAAAATCTCGACCTAGTTCCTCAGCTCTCTGTAATAAACAATGTCCTAGCTGGAAAACTTTCAGACTGGAGCTTCATAAAGTCGCTTGTTTCACTCGTATTTCCGATGGAAAAAGAGCTAGCGCTTTCCGCCCTTAGGAAGGTCGGCATAGAGGACAAGTACACTCAGCAGACTTCTAAGCTTTCCGGTGGAGAGCAGCAGAGAGTGGCCCTTGCAAGGCTACTTGTGCAGAATCCCGATATAGTGCTCGCCGACGAGCCAGTGTCCTCTCTAGATCCTGCAAGGGCTGAAGATGTGCTTTCTCTGATGTCCTCTATAGCCCGCGAAGAAAACAAGACACTCGTAGCCAGTATACACTCTGTGGAGTATGCCAGAAAGTTCTTTACAAGAGTGGTTGGGCTTAGAAACGGTCGTATTGAATTCGATATGCCCACAGAGAAGCTTACAGAGAGAGAGCTTCAAATACTCTACAGTCTAGAGGTGGGATAATGAAGAAGCTATATCTTACAATCGGAATAGCATTTGCAGTAATCTTAAGCATTCTCTCTGTAGACAATTCCTCAGGGATAATGCATAGCGGTGGCGTTGTGATGCTAAAGAGCATAGCACTGTCTTTTCTATCTCCCGAAATCTCCGTAGAGATATTGAAAACAGCGTTAGATGCAACCCTGACCACTGTGGTCTACGCTTTCGCTGGGATGTCAATATCCATCGTCTTGGGACTTGTATTCGGAGTCATAAGCTCAGAGGCGATTTTTCAGAGCAAATTGAGGCCAGTATCCAAACTATTCAGAGCGATTCTGGGCTTTATGAGGGCCATACACGAACTGATATGGGCATGGTTTTTTGTGGCCTCTATAGGTCTATCCCCCCTTTCCGGAGTGTTCGCCTTGGCCATTCCATACGGCGGAACTCTAGGCAGGATATACTCGGATATGCTGGACGATGTGCCTAAAGCTCCTGTCTCAAACCTCAATTCCGGCGGAGGCTCTAGACTTCAAGTGCTGTTTTATGGGTACTTGCCTAGTGCTTCATCCAGCATGATAAGCTACACTATGTACAGGCTTGAATGCGCCATAAGGTCGTCTGCAATACTGAGCTTCGTCGGGCTTGGAGGAATCGGTTATCAGATACAGATGGCTCTCCACGACCTGAACTTCAGCAGAGCCTGGACCTATGTATTTGTGCTGGTACTTGTAGTCACAGCTCTAGACGCATGGAGCAATTCCATAAGAAAGAGGCTGATATAATGAAGAGAAAATTTAACTTTGTCAATATATCTATATTAGCGGTGCTGCTTGTATTTGCATACTCCTGGTATTATGTGGTGGAAGTAGACGGTGTCAGCTTTTCAGAGCTCTTCTCAGAGAAAAACCTTGAGCATTCAAGGAAGTTCATAGACGGACTCATGGGGATAGGCGAAGAGCTCCCTGCTTTTAGAGATCCTGAAAGCATAAAAAACGTAGCATCCCTCACCTACGAAACGCTTATGATGAGCATACTCTCTATAGCCATAGCCTCCGTAGGTATGCTTATGACAGTGGTTTACGGGGCTAGAAACATCTCGGATGGAACGCTTTTAAAGCAGAGGCATTGGTATGCCAAACCGCTTTTTTTCGCCATAAGGCTCTTGTATATAGTAACCAGAGCCGTTCCAGAGCTTATCTGGGCCATGATAGTTGTATTTATATTCAAGCCCGGGATAATTCCAGGGGCGATTGCCCTTGCCGTTCACAACTTCGGAATAGTCGGGAAGCTGTGTTCAGAGGTAATCGAAAACATAGAGAAAGGCCCAGTCAAGAGCCTTTACTCCTCTGGAGCCAGTAATTCACAGATGCTGATATACGGAGTATTCCCAATGGTGCTGCCTAAGTTTATGACCTATATAGTCTACAGGTGGGAGGTCATAATCAGGAGCACTCTAGTTGTAGGCTTTATAGGGGCCGGAGGTCTTGGAAGGCAGTTCAAGCTCAGCATGAGCTACTTTAACTACTCCGAGATAACGCTTATAATGGCAGCCTACCTTCTGCTTGTGTTTATGGCGGATATGTTGTCCAGACTTTTCAGGAATCTGTCGAGCTGATATAAACTGATGTCTAGCGACATAGACCCGACTCCTTCTTTTATGATAAGCTTGTATTAGAAGAACAGGTGCTTAAATAGAGTTATGAGATTGCATTCGGAGAAAAGCCTCTAGTTCACAGATCCATAGTGATTGGAAGTGGCCCCGCAGGGCTTTTCTGCGCTCTTTCCCTCGCTTAAAACAGCTACTGCTTGAAAGAGGCTGTGACGTGCGCCCCAGAGATTGAGTATTCCTCTAAGCCGCATATAGTCACAGCCATCTTTATAGACTTAGAATATCTAATCTATATCTCTTATTAAGTATGCTATCTTTGAAAATTAAGCAAGTTATCTATTTAGGTCTGTTTCATCCTAAAATAGGAGGCAGTCCGCAAATAGTCGTTCATACCCTTCAGAAGCCCCTAGCTCCATATACTCCATTTTGCCTGCTATCTCTTCTATCTCTTTTCTGGACTCAGCAGACATCAGAGAAATATATGCACCTGTCTTAGAGGAGTTGCCCACGTAGTATATCTTGTCTCTGACTTCTTCTGGCAAGATTCCCGTTCCTACTAAACTTTCTGCTGGAAGATGGGCTCCGAACTGGCCTGCTATCATGACTCTATCTAAGCTGCCCATATCTATGCCCGCCTTATTCAGTAAAGCATAGAACCCTGACAGTATAGCTCCTTTAGCCAGCTGAACTTGACGTACATCTGACTGGGTGACGAGTATTCTCTCTGGGCCTTCTTTCAATACAAACTCTCTTTTTGTCCCATTTAGCTGAATCATGTCGTACCGATAGTCTGATTCATCTAGTTTCTCTTTTTTGATAAAAGCCCCATTCTTCTTTACTATTCCAGTGCGAATTAGCTCTTTCACTACAGCGAGTATCCCACTTCCACAAAGACCTGCCGCTTCTTCGTTTCCTATAACTTCTGTTTCAATCCCATTTTCCCCTATCTTTACATCTTCTATGGCCCCTTCTGAGGCCCTCATCCCAAAACTTATGTTCATTCCCTCTAAAGCAGGCCCGGCAGCGCACGAGCAGGACATAAGCTTTCCGTCGTTTGAGAGAACTATTTCACCGTTAGTCCCTATATCTATAAATAAGGTATTCCCACTGGCTTTATGGAGCTCGCATACATATGCTCCTGCCACTATGTCTGCGCCTATATAAGAAGAAACAGACGGAAGACAGTAAAGCCTTGCCCTACTGTTAGCTACTATGCCTATGTCCGAAGCCCTTATATTTTTAGACTTTACGAACAGTGGAGCATACGGTGACTTTCCGATTGAAGTGGCATCGACTCCTAGAAGAAAGTGCATCATAGTGCAGTTAGCTGCAACTGCTATTTCATATATACTTTCCTGGTCTACACCCGACTCCCCACAAAGTTCTTTTACCATTTCATTTATGGCTGAGACAATTTCATATTGGAGCTTTGCTCTAGAGTCCTTTGGATTTTCCAAGGCATAAGTAATTCTAGTCAGAACGTCTAACCCAAACTTTCTTTGAGGGTTTATCATAGATGCCGTTGCAACCTCTTTACCCGTTTTCATATCCACTAGAGTGGCCACCGCTGTCGTCGTTCCAATGTCAATCGCTATACCGCAAAGCGACTCTATCGTATCTCCTTTTTCAATTCCAAGCAAATGGTCTCCGTTAAATATAGCTGTAGCTGTTCCATCTATGTCCTTTACTTCCTCTATCACCTGAAGCTCAACTTCCTCGACACCCAATGCACCTATGATTGAGTCTTCTAAAGAAATCTGATTATCAAGCGTAGGTTTATCTATTTTAAAAGCTATTTTTTTTATCGAAGGATCATATTTAAACTCAGGTACATATCCTGTCGAAAGTATCCTGTGCTTTCTCTCTTTCTGCAAAACTTCAACCTCAATATCTCCCTCAGGCGACACAAGACATGCCATCCTTATACCTTCTTTGATCTCTTCTTCTTTCAAGAGCTTCATCTCTGTCTCGGACATCTCTGGCAAGCTTTCTCCTGACAGCTTCACCTTGCATTTTCCACAGGATCCCTTTCCATTGCATGGATTATCTATAAAGATATCATTTTCCAGCAAAATTTCCAGCAGATTTTTTGAAGGGGAGTAATCTAAAGCTTTATTTTGATTTTTGATATAGATTTTAGACATAAGCTCTATATCCCCTTTTCCAGCGATCCTAGCATAGCCCTTACATTCCCTATCGGAGACTTCATTCCCAGTCCGCATGCCGGTGATATTATATCCGAACCGTCACCGACACACTTAAGCGTCAATGCTTCTATCTTGCTTGGCTCTCCAAATTCAAGTGCATATGTGCTCACATTCCCCATTATCAGCCTATCTGCTAGATTTTTCTTTGCTTCTCCTATCCCAACTATCGAGTCAAAGCTGAGAACGTCACTCCTTATCTTGTTCACTTCTCTATATACGTTTTTCATCTGTCCACAGATATGAACTATTGTACCTCTGTTTTGCTTTTTCACCTGATCAGTTATTCTGTTTATATATTCAACTGCAAACTCCTCAAACAGCTTAGGCCCAAGGATTTCCCCTGTACCGCTCGGATCCGAAATTGCAATCACGTCTGCCCCGGCTTCTATCTGCTTGTTCGCAAAGTCAATCAATCTATCGGTTACAAAGCCCATAAATTCATGAGCTTTAGCGTTGTTCTTGCGAAGATCCTTATAGAACACGACAGGCTCCATTACCGAACTAGCTGTGCTGATAGGCCCTGTTATATTGCCCACTATGGGAACTTCACTGTTTTTTTCCTTCAAAAGCCTTATGGCTTCTATAGTAGCAGACATCCTTCTAGCTTCAGACTGAAATTTCAAAATTTCGTCCCAGTCTTTTACAGACTCTATGGCGTACTCAACTACATGAGGTTCATATATATCTGTTCCCATATCCACTTTTGCTCCTAAGCTCTCTGCCTCTACCGTCATGCAAAATGGAACTCCGTAGTTTTCAAAGCATCTCTTTTCGTATACTGCCGTCGCTAAATCTGCCATCATCTGTCCATCCATATGGGCTTCTGGAAATTTCACACCTATCTCTTCCATTATGTCAAGTATAACCATGTTCATCATGCCACCTGGACATATGCACGGTGGCCTATCCGTATTCTCTTTACTTAAAACCTTTTCTAGCCTCTCTTTCGGCGATAACATCGCTTCCACCTCTTTCTATGCTATTTTCAACAGACTTTTGATCAACTTTACTGCCTCTACAGCATTGTATGAATAGCCGTCAGCCCCTATCGTATCTGCAAACTTTTTAGATATAGGCCCTCCACCTATGATCACTTTTACGTCGTCTCTTATTCCCTCTTCTTTTAACATCTCTATAACCTTTTCCATTCCGCCCATAGTAGTTGTCATAAGCGTAGACATACATACGAAAGAAGCATCCACTTCTTTTGCTTTTTTCACAAAATCGACTAGCGGAACGTCTCTTCCCAAGTCGAACATCTCGAATCCTGCCGTCTCTAGCATGATTTTCACCAGATTTTTCCCGATATCGTGTGTATCTCCCTCTACTACTCCTATTACGCCTTTGTACTTCACTTTCTCCGTCTCACTTCCCGGAAGGTGTGGCCTCAATATGTTCAGACCTTCATACATTGCATCTGAACAAAGCAGTATATCTGTTACAAAGTACTCCTCTTCTTCATACAGTTGACTTGCTCTATTCATTCCATCTACAAGTCCATCCATAATTCCATCAAAAGCTGGATATCCCGCATCTAAATATTCTCTGCTTGTTTCTATTACATCATCTTCTTCCATTTCCACTACGCCTTCTGACAGTCTCTTTAGCAGTTCTTCTTTTTTATTTGACATATTTGTCCCTCCCGTTATGTTTTAATCTTTTATATGAAATTTTCTGGATTCAGCGGCCACTTGCCATATTTTCTAGCCGAAGCCATAAACTGGTCTATATTTTCTAGCGGAACATTTCCTGAAATATCACATCCCGATGCCAGCACATATCCGCTTGGGCTGTCGTAGGCTTTCTGAATACAACTTTTCACAGCCTTGTCCACATCATTCCTGTCCCCTAGGTACATTATTTCTACAGGATCTACATTGCCAAGTATTGGAACTCTATCCCCTACAGCTTCTTTTGTATAAGATAGATCCACCTTGTTATCTATACTTAGAAGGTCGCACCCAGAGTCAACCATATCTCCTACTATTGCAGTCGTATCACCACATATATGGTAGCATACGGTACCATTTACTTCGTGTATGTCTTTCATAAGGTCTATCGTATACGGCTGTACAAATTCGAGATATTGCTTTCTATGAAGGATCGTTCCGGAAGCTATCGGATCACAGAGCAGTATTATAGCTCCTTCCTTTATAAACTCCCTGTATATCATCTTTAGTCCCTCGTTGCAAAAGTCAATCAACTTATGTAGCTTTTCAGGATTCTTTCTAGTGGCTCTTAGGAGGTTTTCCGTCTTGTAGATACTTGCAGCGGCAGTAAATGGTCCTGATATCAAAACCCCAGTCGGGACCTCTTTACCTATTTTGTCTATAAGTATCTTTGTAGCTTCTAAGTGTAACTGAAACTGCTTATCGTTTTTCAGCTCTAGCCTAGACATATCTAACTGATCAACATCATCTATATTTTCCAGCACATGCTTCATTATTGCAGGTACAGCATCTTCAGGATCGCTCATTTTGCTTCCTAAAGCCGCTCCCACCCCATGCAGTCCATACTCTGTAACAGCTAAGTCATTTCCAAACCTTTTGTAGCAGTCTATCTGAGCTTTTGCCTCGTTTAAGGCCGTGCTTCTTTTCTCCTTGTGAGTCATTCCTGAAACCAGCCCTGACATAGAGCAAACTACTGGCATAGCAAGTATCCTATCCATAGGCTGTCCCGTCATAAATGCTGTCAATCTTTC
Encoded here:
- a CDS encoding putative selenate ABC transporter substrate-binding protein; this encodes MKRIKKLLSLLLSLTLVFSLAACGSSSDSGDAEKADKKTSESSEAVLKIGAIPDQSAEELNENMGKMAEYLSEKTGLKVEYVPSQDYAALVTAFERGEMHLAWFGGLTGVQAMNVVSGAEAIAQRPMDAQFHSVFIAQKGLDIAGLEDLKGKSFTFGSESSTSGHLMPRYFLGEAGINPDADFDGEPNFSGSHDKTYALVESGAFQAGALNESVWKKAVEEGKVDTSKVDVFYTTPDYFDYNWTINSEEVLSEQFGEGTKEKVADVLLNMGADSENETAKAVLAFFQTDSFIETANENYSMIEKIAKELGMVK
- a CDS encoding phosphonate ABC transporter ATP-binding protein; translation: MSREVLRIENISKNYGKIETLSSLSLVVERGEMVALIGPSGSGKSTLLNLIGHLIAADSGNIYVEGKSIDEFNNRALAKKIGMVRQNLDLVPQLSVINNVLAGKLSDWSFIKSLVSLVFPMEKELALSALRKVGIEDKYTQQTSKLSGGEQQRVALARLLVQNPDIVLADEPVSSLDPARAEDVLSLMSSIAREENKTLVASIHSVEYARKFFTRVVGLRNGRIEFDMPTEKLTERELQILYSLEVG
- a CDS encoding PhnE/PtxC family ABC transporter permease; this encodes MKKLYLTIGIAFAVILSILSVDNSSGIMHSGGVVMLKSIALSFLSPEISVEILKTALDATLTTVVYAFAGMSISIVLGLVFGVISSEAIFQSKLRPVSKLFRAILGFMRAIHELIWAWFFVASIGLSPLSGVFALAIPYGGTLGRIYSDMLDDVPKAPVSNLNSGGGSRLQVLFYGYLPSASSSMISYTMYRLECAIRSSAILSFVGLGGIGYQIQMALHDLNFSRAWTYVFVLVLVVTALDAWSNSIRKRLI
- a CDS encoding PhnE/PtxC family ABC transporter permease — translated: MKRKFNFVNISILAVLLVFAYSWYYVVEVDGVSFSELFSEKNLEHSRKFIDGLMGIGEELPAFRDPESIKNVASLTYETLMMSILSIAIASVGMLMTVVYGARNISDGTLLKQRHWYAKPLFFAIRLLYIVTRAVPELIWAMIVVFIFKPGIIPGAIALAVHNFGIVGKLCSEVIENIEKGPVKSLYSSGASNSQMLIYGVFPMVLPKFMTYIVYRWEVIIRSTLVVGFIGAGGLGRQFKLSMSYFNYSEITLIMAAYLLLVFMADMLSRLFRNLSS
- a CDS encoding ASKHA domain-containing protein — translated: MRTGNEVSDRECKGYARIAGKGDIELMSKIYIKNQNKALDYSPSKNLLEILLENDIFIDNPCNGKGSCGKCKVKLSGESLPEMSETEMKLLKEEEIKEGIRMACLVSPEGDIEVEVLQKERKHRILSTGYVPEFKYDPSIKKIAFKIDKPTLDNQISLEDSIIGALGVEEVELQVIEEVKDIDGTATAIFNGDHLLGIEKGDTIESLCGIAIDIGTTTAVATLVDMKTGKEVATASMINPQRKFGLDVLTRITYALENPKDSRAKLQYEIVSAINEMVKELCGESGVDQESIYEIAVAANCTMMHFLLGVDATSIGKSPYAPLFVKSKNIRASDIGIVANSRARLYCLPSVSSYIGADIVAGAYVCELHKASGNTLFIDIGTNGEIVLSNDGKLMSCSCAAGPALEGMNISFGMRASEGAIEDVKIGENGIETEVIGNEEAAGLCGSGILAVVKELIRTGIVKKNGAFIKKEKLDESDYRYDMIQLNGTKREFVLKEGPERILVTQSDVRQVQLAKGAILSGFYALLNKAGIDMGSLDRVMIAGQFGAHLPAESLVGTGILPEEVRDKIYYVGNSSKTGAYISLMSAESRKEIEEIAGKMEYMELGASEGYERLFADCLLF
- a CDS encoding uroporphyrinogen decarboxylase family protein; the encoded protein is MLSPKERLEKVLSKENTDRPPCICPGGMMNMVILDIMEEIGVKFPEAHMDGQMMADLATAVYEKRCFENYGVPFCMTVEAESLGAKVDMGTDIYEPHVVEYAIESVKDWDEILKFQSEARRMSATIEAIRLLKEKNSEVPIVGNITGPISTASSVMEPVVFYKDLRKNNAKAHEFMGFVTDRLIDFANKQIEAGADVIAISDPSGTGEILGPKLFEEFAVEYINRITDQVKKQNRGTIVHICGQMKNVYREVNKIRSDVLSFDSIVGIGEAKKNLADRLIMGNVSTYALEFGEPSKIEALTLKCVGDGSDIISPACGLGMKSPIGNVRAMLGSLEKGI
- a CDS encoding corrinoid protein, which codes for MSNKKEELLKRLSEGVVEMEEDDVIETSREYLDAGYPAFDGIMDGLVDGMNRASQLYEEEEYFVTDILLCSDAMYEGLNILRPHLPGSETEKVKYKGVIGVVEGDTHDIGKNLVKIMLETAGFEMFDLGRDVPLVDFVKKAKEVDASFVCMSTLMTTTMGGMEKVIEMLKEEGIRDDVKVIIGGGPISKKFADTIGADGYSYNAVEAVKLIKSLLKIA
- a CDS encoding uroporphyrinogen decarboxylase family protein — protein: MHRDDLMTPNERLTAFMTGQPMDRILAMPVVCSMSGLVSGMTHKEKRSTALNEAKAQIDCYKRFGNDLAVTEYGLHGVGAALGSKMSDPEDAVPAIMKHVLENIDDVDQLDMSRLELKNDKQFQLHLEATKILIDKIGKEVPTGVLISGPFTAAASIYKTENLLRATRKNPEKLHKLIDFCNEGLKMIYREFIKEGAIILLCDPIASGTILHRKQYLEFVQPYTIDLMKDIHEVNGTVCYHICGDTTAIVGDMVDSGCDLLSIDNKVDLSYTKEAVGDRVPILGNVDPVEIMYLGDRNDVDKAVKSCIQKAYDSPSGYVLASGCDISGNVPLENIDQFMASARKYGKWPLNPENFI